Proteins from one Primulina huaijiensis isolate GDHJ02 chromosome 18, ASM1229523v2, whole genome shotgun sequence genomic window:
- the LOC140964453 gene encoding uncharacterized protein, translated as MAFSMPKFSTFSTDFSYVPQNSSSVLPPIFRSPQFRYNCCYKSPRFCYKLKCCYAAAKEERSGGSSTTKKRKKHSSKNSIDNSIEDDFVIGKTDGGGRVEVLESPSQSENASLLLPKPPAGFVLDERGRVLKASNKRVATIVDSTNNSPLECVIRRIFRNSQGDECMLLCPVDTPVQILKSVNVEGWSAVSDEEVEAILPTAAYALAKIHMHLVYSGFCYTARGGFCYTKEDLFEVHTDSAEDVDGLATEGIEIVCFHLESSHYMIYTPSDPLMFVAVKDKNGVLQIADDELLDDPAIISSIDEETEFNVLVEEEAALFESLIGKR; from the exons ATGGCATTCTCCATGCCCAAATTTTCAACCTTTTCCACAGATTTTTCATATGTCCCGCAAAATTCTTCAAGTGTACTGCCTCCCATTTTTCGCTCTCCTCAATTCAGGTACAACTGTTGCTACAAAAGTCCAAGATTTTGTTACAAATTGAAGTGTTGTTACGCTGCCGCAAAGGAGGAACGAAGTGGAGGGTCTTCGACGACGAAGAAGAGAAAGAAGCACAGTAGCAAAAATAGCATCGATAATTCGATTGAAGATGATTTTGTGATTGGAAAAACCGATGGTGGTGGTAGGGTGGAGGTGCTAGAGTCACCGTCGCAGTCGGAGAACGCATCGCTTCTGCTTCCGAAGCCGCCTGCGGGTTTTGTGTTGGACGAGCGAGGGAGAGTTTTGAAAGCTTCTAATAAGCGTGTTGCCACCATT GTCGATTCTACCAATAACTCCCCGCTGGAGTGCGTTATAAGGAGGATATTTAGAAATTCACAGGGAGATGAATGTATGCTACTGTGCCCAGTTGACAC ACCTGTTCAGATTCTGAAGAGCGTCAATGTTGAAGGATGGTCTGCG GTAAGTGATGAAGAAGTAGAAGCCATTCTTCCTACTGCAGCTTACGCCCTTGCCAAAATTCATATGCATTTGGTATACAGTGG ATTTTGCTATACAGCACGAGGCGGGTTTTGCTACACCAAAGAAGACCTTTTTGAAGTTCATACTG ACAGTGCTGAAGATGTAGACGGTTTGGCGACTGAAGGCATTGAAATTGTGTGCTTCCATCTG GAAAGTTCCCACTATATGATCTATACGCCTTCTGACCCTCTTATGTTTGTTGCTGTGAAG GATAAAAATGGGGTGTTACAGATAGCTGATGAT GAACTTTTGGATGATCCCGCCATAATTAGCTCCATAGATGAGGAGACTGAATTCAACGTGTTAGTG GAAGAAGAAGCTGCTctttttgaatctttaattggaaAAAGGTGA
- the LOC140963760 gene encoding amino acid permease 3-like, which translates to MGEGAATTNNHHHHRNQAADISVILPPHFDPKDIDDDGRPQRTGNVWTASAHIITAVIGSGVLSLAWAIAQLGWVAGPTVMFLFSFVIYYTSTLLADCYRSGDPLFGKRNYTYMDAVRSNLGGFKMKLCGLIQYLNIFGVAIGYTIAASISMMAIKRSDCFHESEGKDPCRMSSNPYMIAFGITQILFSQIPDFDQIWWLSIVAAVMSFTYSSIGLGLGIAKVAETGMIKGSLTGISIGTVTETQKIWRSFQALGDIAFAYSFSIILIEIQDTVRSPPSESKTMKKATLISTIVTTAFYMLCGCVGYAAFGDLAPGNLLTGFGFYNPYWLLDIANAAIVIHLVGAYQVYCQPLFAFLEKKASEKWPDSGFIAHEIRIPVPFLEYSYNLNLFRLVWRTMFVVITTVISMLLPFFNDVVGILGAFGFWPLTVYFPVEMYIAQKKIPKWSTRWICLQMLSFACLVISIAAAVGSVAGVILDLKVYKPFKTGY; encoded by the exons ATGGGTGAGGGTGCTGCCACCACCAacaaccaccaccaccaccgcaaCCAAGCGGCAGACATCTCCGTCATTTTGCCACCCCATTTTGACCCCAAAGATATCGATGATGATGGTCGACCCCAAAGAACTG GGAATGTTTGGACCGCGAGCGCACACATCATAACCGCGGTGATTGGATCCGGAGTGTTGTCCTTGGCATGGGCCATAGCCCAGTTAGGATGGGTCGCAGGCCCAACTGTGATGTTCCTGTTCTCTTTCGTGATTTACTACACCTCAACTCTCCTAGCCGATTGCTACCGCTCTGGTGATCCATTATTTGGCAAGAGAAACTACACTTACATGGATGCCGTCCGATCAAATCTTG GTGGATTTAAAATGAAGTTATGCGGGCTAATCCAGTATCTTAACATATTTGGAGTGGCCATTGGATACACCATTGCAGCATCTATAAGCATGAT GGCCATCAAAAGATCAGATTGTTTCCACGAAAGTGAAGGGAAAGACCCGTGCCGCATGTCGAGTAATCCGTATATGATCGCTTTTGGTATCACACAAATTTTGTTTTCACAAATCCCAGACTTTGATCAGATATGGTGGCTCTCGATAGTTGCTGCTGTCATGTCCTTTACGTATTCGTCTATCGGTTTAGGCCTCGGCATCGCCAAAGTGGCAG AAACTGGAATGATCAAGGGTAGTTTAACTGGAATAAGCATCGGAACAGTGACTGAGACACAAAAGATTTGGAGGAGCTTCCAAGCTTTAGGGGACATTGCCTTTGCGTACTCATTTTCAATCATTCTTATTGAAATTCAG GACACCGTAAGATCGCCTCCATCCGAGTCGAAAACCATGAAAAAAGCCACACTTATCAGCACTATTGTAACAACTGCATTCTACATGCTCTGTGGCTGTGTGGGATATGCAGCATTCGGAGACCTCGCACCAGGAAATCTTCTTACAGGATTTGGATTCTACAACCCTTATTGGCTTCTCGACATAGCAAACGCAGCAATCGTGATACACTTAGTGGGTGCTTACCAAGTCTACTGCCAGCCACTTTTCGCGTTTCTTGAGAAAAAAGCGTCCGAAAAATGGCCTGATAGCGGATTCATCGCTCATGAAATCCGTATCCCGGTTCCCTTTCTGGAGTATTCGTATAATCTGAACTTGTTCCGGTTAGTTTGGAGGACTATGTTTGTGGTGATCACTACTGTTATATCGATGCTGCTGCCTTTTTTCAATGACGTGGTTGGAATTCTTGGGGCTTTCGGGTTCTGGCCTTTAACGGTTTATTTCCCAGTTGAGATGTATATTGCGCAGAAAAAGATACCGAAATGGAGTACTCGATGGATTTGTTTACAGATGCTGAGTTTCGCTTGTTTAGTGATCTCTATTGCTGCTGCCGTCGGTTCTGTTGCTGGTGTGATTCTTGATCTCAAGGTGTACAAGCCATTCAAAACTGGCTACTGA
- the LOC140964072 gene encoding psbP-like protein 1, chloroplastic isoform X4 encodes MAVCGISISLNKQSHPGTLPSLSTLKKPIQLLSSSSSSASSSDAVRWRERLGGSLGRRMFKLSIFGFLSSWDLAFSRLSFYSEALASPLLELDRYTDSKDGFTLLVPSSWIKVDKAGATVLFEDSKDKTNNVGVVVSPTRISSLGEFGTPEFVADKLIQAERRKVPLLL; translated from the exons ATGGCTGTGTGTGGGATTTCAATTTCGTTGAACAAGCAAAGCCATCCTGGCACTCTTCCTTCTTTATCAACTCTAAAGAAACCAATCCAACTTCTTTCTTCCTCATCATCTTCTGCCTCTTCTTCAGATGCTGTAAGATGGCGGGAAAGATTGGGAGGTTCTTTGGGGAGAAGAATGTTTAAGCTGTCAATCTTTGGGTTTTTATCATCATGGGACCTGGCATTTTCAAGACTCTCGTTTTATTCTGAAGCGCTGGCATCCCCATTATTGGAGCTTGACAGATACACCGATTCCAAAGATGGCTTCACTCTCCTCGTACCCTCTTCCTGGATTAAG GTTGATAAAGCGGGGGCAACTGTTTTGTTTGAAGATTCGAAGGACAAAACTAATAATGTGGGAGTTGTGGTGAGTCCAACTCGGATATCGAGCCTTGGAGAATTTGGGACTCCTGAATTTGTGGCAGATAAGCTTATTCAGGCTGAAAGGCGCAAG GTGCCTTTGCTACTATGA
- the LOC140964072 gene encoding psbP domain-containing protein 2, chloroplastic isoform X1, translating into MAVCGISISLNKQSHPGTLPSLSTLKKPIQLLSSSSSSASSSDAVRWRERLGGSLGRRMFKLSIFGFLSSWDLAFSRLSFYSEALASPLLELDRYTDSKDGFTLLVPSSWIKVDKAGATVLFEDSKDKTNNVGVVVSPTRISSLGEFGTPEFVADKLIQAERRKESTKEAEVISVSERVGHAGLQVYEFEYKVDSTRGGMKRVFSAAFATSKKLYLLNITHSDRLDNPLEMKKRMILEQVLHSFNAIPST; encoded by the exons ATGGCTGTGTGTGGGATTTCAATTTCGTTGAACAAGCAAAGCCATCCTGGCACTCTTCCTTCTTTATCAACTCTAAAGAAACCAATCCAACTTCTTTCTTCCTCATCATCTTCTGCCTCTTCTTCAGATGCTGTAAGATGGCGGGAAAGATTGGGAGGTTCTTTGGGGAGAAGAATGTTTAAGCTGTCAATCTTTGGGTTTTTATCATCATGGGACCTGGCATTTTCAAGACTCTCGTTTTATTCTGAAGCGCTGGCATCCCCATTATTGGAGCTTGACAGATACACCGATTCCAAAGATGGCTTCACTCTCCTCGTACCCTCTTCCTGGATTAAG GTTGATAAAGCGGGGGCAACTGTTTTGTTTGAAGATTCGAAGGACAAAACTAATAATGTGGGAGTTGTGGTGAGTCCAACTCGGATATCGAGCCTTGGAGAATTTGGGACTCCTGAATTTGTGGCAGATAAGCTTATTCAGGCTGAAAGGCGCAAG GAAAGTACAAAAGAAGCCGAGGTAATTTCTGTCTCAGAGAGAGTGGGCCATGCAGGTCTACAAGTTTATGAGTTTGAGTACAAGGTTGATAGCACCAGGGGAGGGATGAAGCGGGTGTTTTCTGCCGCATTCGCCACTTCTAAGAAGCTCTACCTTTTGAATATCACTCATTCTGATAGGTTAGACAACCCTCTGGAAATGAAGAAGAGAATGATTCTTGAGCAAGTTCTTCATTCTTTCAATGCTATACCTTCAACGTGA
- the LOC140964072 gene encoding psbP-like protein 1, chloroplastic isoform X2, with protein sequence MAVCGISISLNKQSHPGTLPSLSTLKKPIQLLSSSSSSASSSDAVRWRERLGGSLGRRMFKLSIFGFLSSWDLAFSRLSFYSEALASPLLELDRYTDSKDGFTLLVPSSWIKVDKAGATVLFEDSKDKTNNVGVVVSPTRISSLGEFGTPEFVADKLIQAERRKLCRKVQKKPR encoded by the exons ATGGCTGTGTGTGGGATTTCAATTTCGTTGAACAAGCAAAGCCATCCTGGCACTCTTCCTTCTTTATCAACTCTAAAGAAACCAATCCAACTTCTTTCTTCCTCATCATCTTCTGCCTCTTCTTCAGATGCTGTAAGATGGCGGGAAAGATTGGGAGGTTCTTTGGGGAGAAGAATGTTTAAGCTGTCAATCTTTGGGTTTTTATCATCATGGGACCTGGCATTTTCAAGACTCTCGTTTTATTCTGAAGCGCTGGCATCCCCATTATTGGAGCTTGACAGATACACCGATTCCAAAGATGGCTTCACTCTCCTCGTACCCTCTTCCTGGATTAAG GTTGATAAAGCGGGGGCAACTGTTTTGTTTGAAGATTCGAAGGACAAAACTAATAATGTGGGAGTTGTGGTGAGTCCAACTCGGATATCGAGCCTTGGAGAATTTGGGACTCCTGAATTTGTGGCAGATAAGCTTATTCAGGCTGAAAGGCGCAAG CTGTGTAGGAAAGTACAAAAGAAGCCGAGGTAA
- the LOC140964072 gene encoding oxygen-evolving enhancer protein 2, chloroplastic isoform X3: MAVCGISISLNKQSHPGTLPSLSTLKKPIQLLSSSSSSASSSDAVRWRERLGGSLGRRMFKLSIFGFLSSWDLAFSRLSFYSEALASPLLELDRYTDSKDGFTLLVPSSWIKVDKAGATVLFEDSKDKTNNVGVVVSPTRISSLGEFGTPEFVADKLIQAERRKGRFASAG, translated from the exons ATGGCTGTGTGTGGGATTTCAATTTCGTTGAACAAGCAAAGCCATCCTGGCACTCTTCCTTCTTTATCAACTCTAAAGAAACCAATCCAACTTCTTTCTTCCTCATCATCTTCTGCCTCTTCTTCAGATGCTGTAAGATGGCGGGAAAGATTGGGAGGTTCTTTGGGGAGAAGAATGTTTAAGCTGTCAATCTTTGGGTTTTTATCATCATGGGACCTGGCATTTTCAAGACTCTCGTTTTATTCTGAAGCGCTGGCATCCCCATTATTGGAGCTTGACAGATACACCGATTCCAAAGATGGCTTCACTCTCCTCGTACCCTCTTCCTGGATTAAG GTTGATAAAGCGGGGGCAACTGTTTTGTTTGAAGATTCGAAGGACAAAACTAATAATGTGGGAGTTGTGGTGAGTCCAACTCGGATATCGAGCCTTGGAGAATTTGGGACTCCTGAATTTGTGGCAGATAAGCTTATTCAGGCTGAAAGGCGCAAG GGGCGGTTTGCTTCTGCTGGATGA
- the LOC140964546 gene encoding protein ATAF2-like yields MKGGDQQLDLPAGFRFHPTDEELVVHYLCRKCAGQRIAFPIIAEIDLYKFDPWQLPEMALCGEKEWYFFSPRDRKYPNGSRPNRAAGAGYWKATGADKPVGKPKTLGIKKSLVFYAGKAPKGVKTNWIMHEYRLANVDRSAGKRSNSKLDDWVLCRIYNKKGTLEKHYNLGENAVEFSDTELEEQKPNLSTLECKGMTTQAALVQAPYATRRVNDHMQFDTSESMPKLHTDSSSSEHVLSAEFLSDYKEVQSEAKWSEFENFLDFQLNYVDGFQDDLSGSEIQFNDQMSLFQEMSGYM; encoded by the exons ATGAAGGGTGGTGATCAGCAATTGGATTTGCCGGCGGGATTCAGATTTCATCCCACGGACGAGGAGCTGGTGGTGCATTACCTATGCCGCAAGTGTGCGGGCCAGCGGATTGCCTTTCCAATCATAGCTGAGATTGATCTCTACAAGTTTGATCCGTGGCAACTTCCtg AGATGGCACTGTGTGGTGAAAAAGAGTGGTATTTCTTCTCTCCAAGAGACCGCAAGTACCCAAACGGTTCACGGCCAAACCGAGCAGCCGGTGCCGGCTACTGGAAGGCTACAGGAGCAGATAAACCGGTGGGGAAGCCGAAGACTCTGGGAATCAAGAAATCTCTGGTGTTTTATGCAGGGAAAGCTCCAAAAGGAGTCAAAACTAATTGGATTATGCACGAGTACCGTCTGGCTAATGTCGATAGATCTGCTGGCAAAAGAAGCAATTCGAAG CTCGATGATTGGGTATTATGTCGAATATACAACAAGAAAGGAACTCTCGAAAAGCATTACAATTTGGGTGAAAACGCCGTGGAGTTCTCAGATACCGAACTCGAAGAACAAAAACCAAACTTGAGCACATTGGAATGTAAAGGAATGACGACACAGGCGGCATTGGTGCAAGCTCCCTATGCCACGCGAAGGGTGAATGACCACATGCAGTTCGACACATCAGAATCGATGCCCAAGCTTCATACCGACTCGAGTAGCTCCGAGCACGTGTTGTCAGCCGAGTTTTTGAGCGATTACAAGGAGGTTCAAAGCGAAGCGAAGTGgagtgagtttgaaaattttcttgattttcagcTAAACTATGTGGATGGATTTCAAGATGACCTATCTGGCTCTGAAATACAGTTCAACGATCAGATGtctttgtttcaagaaatgtctGGTTATATGTAG
- the LOC140964547 gene encoding protein DOG1-like 3 gives MAQVRQRNGAQGHISFPNFFEQWLTEQNQHLETLVSASKENVEKLENGQNGRAVSQEELDGIILRPLIERVIQHYEQYYGTKSNWAKSDILSMFNPSWRSSLEDAFLWIGGWRPSMVFHLLYSKSGLQVEAKLMELIQGLSTGDLGDLSSDQLVKVNDLQKETVRAEKELTEKQAKKQESVADSSMVELSHAATELIRGGEAAEDGRVDAALDPKKEALVEILQKADDLRLKTLKQVLQILSPIQSVHFLIAAAELHLRFHEWGKKRDERNGEVAEVGEEPRNS, from the coding sequence ATGGCGCAAGTTCGGCAGAGGAATGGCGCCCAAGGCCATATCTCCTTCCCTAATTTCTTCGAGCAATGGCTCACTGAGCAAAACCAGCATCTCGAAACGCTAGTTTCTGCCTCCAAAGAGAACGTGGAAAAGCTGGAGAACGGACAAAATGGTCGCGCGGTATCTCAAGAAGAATTGGATGGGATAATCTTGCGTCCTCTAATAGAACGAGTGATTCAACACTACGAGCAGTATTATGGAACCAAATCGAATTGGGCCAAGAGCGATATTCTCTCCATGTTCAATCCTTCATGGAGGAGTAGTCTCGAAGATGCTTTCCTCTGGATCGGCGGTTGGCGGCCGAGCATGGTTTTTCACTTGCTGTATTCTAAGTCCGGGCTGCAGGTCGAGGCCAAACTTATGGAGCTCATACAAGGTCTGAGTACAGGTGATTTAGGTGACCTTTCTTCGGACCAGCTTGTTAAAGTGAATGACTTGCAGAAAGAGACTGTAAGGGCTGAGAAGGAGTTGACTGAGAAGCAGGCGAAGAAGCAGGAGAGTGTGGCTGATTCGAGTATGGTGGAGTTATCGCATGCTGCCACGGAGCTCATCAGGGGAGGGGAGGCGGCGGAGGATGGTCGGGTGGATGCGGCGCTGGATCCGAAGAAAGAAGCGTTGGTGGAGATTCTACAAAAAGCTGATGACTTGAGACTCAAAACACTGAAACAGGTGCTTCAGATTCTAAGTCCGATACAGAGCGTGCATTTCTTGATTGCTGCTGCGGAGCTGCACCTGAGGTTCCACGAGTGGGGAAAGAAAAGGGACGAAAGGAACGGTGAAGTTGCAGAGGTTGGAGAGGAGCCCAGAAACAGTTAG